Proteins from a genomic interval of Nostoc sp. TCL240-02:
- a CDS encoding polysaccharide deacetylase family protein has translation MKTKRRGNKPIASLSLDLDNVWSFLKNQGAPGWETFPSYLDIAVPRFLDIFQQWDVTITVFIVGQDAALEKNTKALQAIANAGHEIGNHSFYHDPWLHLYSEDEIEQEVALAEQHIKRVTHQHPIGFRGPGYSFSPAVLKVLARRGYEYDASTFPTFLGPLARAYYLMTCKLSKEERKKREALFGGLKDGLQPLKPFQWKMGKDKLTEIPVTTMPIFKVPIHFSYIMYISTFSSEAALLYLRIALWLCKLTRVQPSLLFHPTDFVSQEDVPELSFFPGMSLPTYKKLAIVNKSLEIISSQFNVVTVGQHAKSVADAHKIPVLVPQKR, from the coding sequence ATGAAAACGAAGCGACGAGGAAACAAACCAATAGCCAGTCTTTCTTTAGACTTGGATAATGTTTGGTCTTTTCTAAAAAATCAGGGCGCTCCTGGTTGGGAGACTTTTCCCTCTTACTTAGATATTGCAGTCCCTCGTTTCTTAGATATTTTTCAGCAGTGGGATGTGACAATCACAGTCTTCATTGTGGGTCAGGATGCCGCCCTGGAAAAGAACACTAAGGCATTACAAGCGATCGCTAACGCTGGTCACGAAATAGGCAATCATTCATTCTACCACGATCCTTGGCTACACCTATATTCAGAAGATGAAATTGAACAAGAAGTGGCGTTGGCCGAACAACATATCAAGCGCGTTACCCATCAACATCCTATCGGCTTTCGGGGGCCTGGATACAGTTTTTCGCCTGCGGTATTGAAAGTCTTAGCCAGACGGGGATACGAATATGATGCTTCAACTTTTCCCACATTTTTGGGGCCTCTAGCACGAGCCTATTATTTAATGACTTGTAAACTAAGCAAGGAAGAACGCAAGAAACGTGAAGCCTTGTTTGGCGGTTTAAAAGACGGTTTGCAGCCTTTAAAACCTTTCCAGTGGAAGATGGGCAAGGATAAATTGACTGAAATTCCTGTCACCACAATGCCAATTTTCAAGGTGCCAATTCACTTCAGTTACATAATGTATATCAGTACATTTTCTTCGGAAGCCGCGTTACTATACCTCAGAATTGCTTTATGGCTGTGTAAACTTACACGTGTCCAGCCTTCTTTGTTATTCCATCCTACAGACTTTGTAAGTCAAGAAGATGTGCCAGAGTTATCATTCTTCCCTGGAATGAGTCTCCCCACCTACAAGAAGTTGGCAATAGTGAATAAAAGTTTGGAAATTATATCCAGTCAGTTCAATGTTGTGACTGTTGGTCAACATGCCAAATCCGTAGCTGATGCCCATAAAATACCAGTATTAGTGCCTCAGAAGAGGTAA
- a CDS encoding zinc ribbon domain-containing protein codes for MQTCPSCQHPLSSNGFYCSNCPQQIRCKNKDCYEILLPGAKGCVMCGTPIGEGHNGSASSNNGLLPAVMNTLKFVETSKGYSREIEASLSNEVGISWGGAAITAIVGGQMTPGKPPNSRSVIRDLSNAEPQQLSLFNDESGDENNKSTIDTVAQLPAAHGIDADKLKHIFRHNGEQLQLMETRLKAGNRLDAGRRLTYLVLLYSLDVDGREEIPRNELNDILKRVGLYDNNAIAWIGRSADLIVERDMVGLRLSGQEQARKVLAEVLDDKITGKWNLTTGATSRGSKSSAKSEEDSENSTKTSKRKNNVFSKEVESWVANWKPLASNIDFHAAIKDCTVIQKGLFGLWAIGKAISNPEIVVSSYKLKQFLYLGFGIKIDERHLERTLQAASGQGSLIKVQSGFQLLSPGLAEVERLTGFIQSNASTDESSENSGEV; via the coding sequence ATGCAAACATGCCCCTCCTGCCAACATCCCTTGTCTAGCAATGGATTCTACTGTTCTAACTGTCCTCAACAGATTCGGTGTAAAAACAAAGACTGCTATGAAATACTTCTTCCCGGTGCAAAAGGATGTGTAATGTGTGGAACCCCAATAGGTGAAGGGCATAACGGATCAGCATCCAGTAATAATGGTCTTCTACCTGCCGTAATGAATACATTAAAATTTGTTGAAACCAGCAAAGGCTACTCACGAGAGATTGAGGCATCTCTGAGCAACGAAGTAGGTATTAGCTGGGGTGGTGCCGCGATCACCGCGATCGTTGGTGGACAAATGACACCTGGAAAACCACCTAATAGTCGTTCTGTGATTCGTGATTTAAGTAATGCCGAACCTCAACAACTTTCCTTGTTCAACGACGAATCCGGCGACGAGAACAATAAATCTACAATTGATACAGTTGCTCAACTTCCTGCTGCTCATGGAATTGACGCTGACAAGTTAAAACATATTTTCCGGCACAATGGAGAACAGCTACAGCTAATGGAAACGCGGCTCAAAGCTGGAAACAGATTAGATGCGGGACGTAGGCTGACATATTTGGTTCTCCTGTACTCATTGGATGTCGATGGACGAGAGGAAATTCCTCGTAATGAGTTAAATGACATTCTTAAAAGAGTTGGGTTGTATGACAACAATGCCATCGCATGGATTGGCAGAAGTGCTGACTTGATTGTTGAGAGAGATATGGTTGGGCTACGACTGTCGGGACAAGAGCAAGCGCGAAAAGTTCTCGCAGAGGTACTTGATGACAAGATAACGGGCAAGTGGAATTTAACTACAGGTGCAACTTCACGAGGCTCCAAGTCTAGTGCGAAAAGTGAGGAGGATTCAGAAAATTCCACAAAGACTAGCAAACGCAAGAATAATGTATTTTCCAAAGAAGTGGAGTCTTGGGTAGCTAACTGGAAACCACTCGCCTCTAATATTGATTTTCATGCAGCCATTAAAGATTGCACAGTCATTCAGAAGGGATTGTTTGGCCTGTGGGCAATTGGTAAAGCAATAAGCAACCCTGAAATAGTGGTTTCAAGCTACAAGCTAAAACAGTTTCTGTATTTGGGATTTGGTATCAAGATAGATGAGCGTCATTTAGAACGCACTTTACAAGCAGCTTCAGGACAAGGAAGTTTGATTAAAGTGCAAAGTGGCTTCCAATTACTATCTCCAGGTTTGGCTGAGGTTGAACGATTGACAGGCTTTATACAAAGTAACGCATCCACCGATGAATCTTCTGAAAATTCTGGTGAGGTGTAA
- a CDS encoding glutathione S-transferase family protein: protein MSNSTPMNDEKNPPKKKGKTLPPKLIIWLGKFVWTTMWQIMMSKLAPSNQSGAYIRPNSQFRKFIGTEEGNPHPPAAGRYKLYVGLGCPWAHRTLVVRSLKKLEAVISVCIVSPSPIEGGWIFNDEEEGCRTLAEFYQLAEPGYSGRSTVPILWDNQTKTIVNNESSEIIVMLNSEFNEFANNPTLNLYPEAHKEKIDWWNEKIYHAVNNGVYRCGFAQTQEAYNQACNELFATLDEIDIALQTSRYLCGDNLTLADVRLFTTLFRFDSAYYGLFKCNRQRIRDYHNLGAYLRDLYQLPGVADTCDVESVKRDYYGNLFPLNPGGIIPDGPDMSYLYEPSGRDRIGMLNAS from the coding sequence ATGAGCAATTCAACTCCAATGAATGACGAAAAAAATCCTCCCAAGAAAAAGGGTAAGACACTTCCTCCAAAGTTAATCATTTGGCTGGGAAAGTTCGTCTGGACGACTATGTGGCAGATAATGATGTCAAAACTTGCTCCTAGCAATCAGTCGGGAGCATATATTCGTCCTAATAGTCAGTTTCGCAAGTTCATTGGCACAGAAGAAGGAAATCCACACCCACCAGCAGCAGGGCGCTACAAACTCTATGTTGGGCTGGGTTGTCCTTGGGCGCATCGAACCCTGGTTGTGCGATCGCTCAAAAAGCTCGAAGCGGTAATATCAGTATGTATCGTCTCTCCTTCTCCCATTGAAGGCGGTTGGATATTCAACGACGAAGAAGAAGGTTGTCGTACACTAGCTGAATTTTATCAACTGGCAGAACCTGGTTACAGTGGACGCTCAACAGTTCCAATTTTATGGGACAACCAAACAAAAACTATTGTTAATAATGAGAGTTCAGAGATTATCGTCATGTTGAACTCGGAATTTAACGAGTTCGCCAACAATCCCACACTGAATCTTTACCCAGAAGCACACAAAGAGAAAATTGACTGGTGGAATGAGAAAATTTATCACGCGGTAAATAACGGTGTGTATCGCTGCGGTTTTGCCCAAACCCAAGAAGCATACAATCAAGCTTGTAATGAACTGTTTGCGACTCTTGATGAGATTGATATTGCATTGCAAACTAGTCGATATTTGTGTGGAGACAATCTCACGCTTGCAGATGTCCGTTTATTCACAACGTTGTTTAGGTTTGATAGTGCCTACTACGGGTTGTTTAAGTGTAATAGGCAGCGAATTCGAGACTATCACAACTTGGGAGCTTACTTACGCGATTTATATCAGCTTCCTGGTGTAGCTGATACCTGCGATGTCGAGAGTGTGAAGCGGGACTACTACGGGAACCTATTCCCACTCAATCCGGGTGGGATTATTCCTGATGGGCCTGATATGTCTTATCTTTATGAACCATCTGGGCGTGATCGCATCGGCATGCTGAATGCTTCATAA
- a CDS encoding YafY family protein: MAHSYAALPAFERLLLLIATFVRYPGVGCIDPMQSDSNNHDTLQLVQLYLQKVASELNVKLSPYSRYTIQKDLKTLRRYGLLDRRPYRWGYYVGRGLMNQEELQVALNALHSQARYQEDPQINRIYERLMRRLGGLNLKDEMLYPVRTQLDRVIVYTDPVEMMAKGKYQSRGTLFEKLNILEAAIIKGQAVELYRCRNPYNPNKTRYEQVYPLQLIYADIAWYLLLEDYNNGHLVVSRIDRFSDHFNVLDSKGRGLDSQWKSLHIAHQLLKAGCGLKLGLREEQQKEIRGELELVEVKVRFFPEVMEFIQEGEKRHLHQEIKPGPKEKNGKPAYVDYIVKLPERSLEEFCRWVYRFMGNAQFISPQYLAEQHQKFARALIDRYSSKAI; encoded by the coding sequence ATGGCGCATTCTTATGCTGCTCTTCCTGCCTTCGAGCGACTTTTACTATTAATTGCAACCTTTGTCCGATACCCAGGAGTTGGTTGTATTGATCCTATGCAATCTGACTCTAATAATCATGATACATTACAATTAGTACAATTGTACCTACAAAAAGTAGCAAGCGAATTAAATGTAAAGCTATCGCCATATTCGCGTTATACCATCCAAAAAGATTTGAAGACTCTTCGTCGCTATGGACTTTTGGATAGGCGACCTTATCGATGGGGTTACTATGTTGGTAGAGGTTTAATGAATCAGGAGGAGTTACAAGTTGCGCTCAATGCCCTACACTCTCAGGCAAGATATCAGGAAGACCCTCAAATTAACCGGATCTATGAAAGACTAATGCGGCGATTAGGAGGGTTAAACCTGAAAGATGAGATGCTTTATCCGGTGAGAACCCAATTAGACCGAGTTATTGTCTACACCGATCCGGTGGAAATGATGGCCAAGGGCAAATATCAAAGCCGAGGCACGTTATTTGAAAAACTAAATATACTTGAAGCAGCAATTATTAAAGGACAAGCAGTTGAGCTTTATCGCTGTCGTAATCCGTACAATCCCAACAAAACTAGATATGAGCAAGTTTATCCTTTACAATTGATTTATGCAGACATTGCTTGGTATTTGTTGCTGGAAGACTATAACAACGGTCATCTCGTAGTGTCACGTATTGATCGCTTTAGCGATCACTTCAATGTTCTGGATAGCAAAGGCCGCGGCTTAGATAGCCAATGGAAAAGCTTACATATCGCTCATCAGCTCTTAAAGGCAGGTTGTGGCTTGAAGTTGGGTTTAAGAGAAGAGCAACAAAAGGAGATCCGTGGAGAACTGGAGCTTGTAGAAGTGAAAGTTCGATTTTTCCCTGAAGTTATGGAATTTATACAGGAGGGAGAAAAGCGACATCTTCACCAAGAAATCAAACCAGGACCTAAGGAAAAAAATGGTAAACCTGCTTACGTAGATTACATTGTTAAATTGCCTGAGCGATCGCTGGAGGAGTTTTGTCGCTGGGTGTACCGCTTCATGGGCAATGCTCAGTTCATCTCTCCTCAATATCTAGCTGAACAACACCAGAAATTTGCCCGTGCATTAATAGATCGGTATTCTTCCAAAGCTATATAG
- a CDS encoding SulP family inorganic anion transporter, with protein sequence MAISDNVEEPQFLRLNRWFGGLRGDLTGGLTAAVVALPLALAFAVASGVEPKAGLYTAIVAGIVAAIFGGSPVQITGPTGAMAVVLVGIVAKYGLEKVWIAGVMAGIIQIALGVAKLGQLVKFIPYPVTAGFTNGIAVIIFCGQLNNFFGLQLPRSEHFLPGLWQSLIHVEALNWDAVGLAMVVMAANILWPKINTTIPGSLVGLVLATGIATYFHLDVPTIGSIPQSLPMPQGIPHWNDFSVIRELINPALALAALGSIESLLSAVVADGMTVSEKHNSDRELIGQGLANIIIPFFGGIPATGAIARTAVNVRSGGKTRLSGVIHGVALGIIVLTLAPLAAQIPLAALAGILMVVSLRMIEWEAIGLLMRATYSDFAVMILTWLVTILFDLVLAVEVGLIAAGALFIKRMSDLSLVKIPETEVFPPGTPLELGKEIAVYRVDGPVFFGAAERFATFLRDEPEVKYLILRLRFVPNMDTTGLVALEDIYHDLERHNCRLILTGLQPEVKQLLERTGLLETIGLSNCFETTTDAICSISPQIRECSQPVAAALKTKELMELND encoded by the coding sequence ATGGCAATCTCCGATAACGTCGAAGAACCACAGTTTTTGCGTCTGAATCGCTGGTTTGGTGGACTGCGTGGCGATTTAACGGGAGGATTAACAGCAGCAGTGGTAGCATTGCCTTTGGCTTTAGCTTTTGCGGTAGCAAGTGGTGTGGAACCAAAGGCGGGACTATATACCGCTATTGTGGCGGGAATTGTTGCGGCAATTTTTGGCGGTTCGCCAGTACAAATTACAGGGCCGACAGGGGCAATGGCTGTAGTTTTGGTAGGAATTGTCGCCAAGTATGGCCTTGAGAAAGTTTGGATTGCTGGGGTGATGGCTGGAATTATCCAGATTGCCTTGGGAGTTGCTAAACTGGGACAGCTAGTGAAGTTTATTCCCTATCCAGTGACGGCAGGCTTTACCAATGGTATTGCCGTAATTATATTTTGTGGTCAATTAAATAATTTTTTTGGTTTACAACTACCACGTAGCGAACACTTTTTACCGGGACTTTGGCAAAGTTTAATTCATGTAGAAGCTCTAAATTGGGATGCTGTTGGGTTGGCAATGGTGGTGATGGCAGCCAATATTTTATGGCCCAAGATTAATACGACAATACCGGGTTCTTTAGTGGGGTTGGTGTTAGCAACAGGGATAGCAACTTATTTCCATCTGGATGTACCCACCATTGGCAGCATTCCGCAATCTTTACCGATGCCTCAAGGTATTCCCCACTGGAATGATTTTAGTGTAATTCGAGAACTGATTAATCCGGCTTTGGCTTTGGCGGCACTGGGAAGTATTGAATCGTTACTGTCGGCGGTTGTGGCTGATGGGATGACAGTGAGCGAAAAACACAATAGCGATCGCGAATTAATTGGTCAAGGATTAGCAAATATCATTATCCCATTTTTTGGCGGCATCCCAGCAACAGGTGCGATCGCTCGGACTGCTGTCAATGTCCGTTCTGGAGGGAAAACTCGATTATCTGGGGTAATTCACGGCGTTGCTTTAGGCATTATCGTTTTAACCTTAGCACCCTTAGCAGCACAGATTCCTTTAGCAGCACTCGCTGGCATTCTGATGGTGGTTAGCCTGCGGATGATTGAGTGGGAAGCCATTGGTTTATTAATGCGTGCTACCTACTCAGATTTTGCAGTAATGATTCTCACCTGGCTAGTAACAATCTTGTTTGATTTAGTTCTCGCTGTAGAAGTAGGATTGATTGCAGCTGGAGCATTGTTTATCAAACGGATGAGCGATTTAAGCCTAGTTAAAATACCTGAAACCGAAGTATTTCCCCCTGGTACTCCTTTAGAATTAGGCAAGGAAATTGCCGTTTATCGGGTAGATGGCCCTGTATTTTTTGGTGCTGCTGAACGGTTTGCTACCTTCCTCCGCGATGAACCAGAAGTGAAGTATTTAATTCTTCGGTTACGCTTTGTGCCAAATATGGACACAACTGGGTTAGTAGCGTTAGAGGATATCTACCACGATTTAGAACGGCACAATTGCCGCTTAATTCTTACAGGTTTACAACCCGAAGTCAAACAACTATTAGAACGCACAGGATTGTTAGAAACAATTGGATTATCAAATTGTTTTGAAACAACGACAGATGCCATTTGCTCTATCTCTCCTCAAATTCGAGAATGTTCTCAGCCTGTAGCTGCTGCTTTGAAAACAAAAGAATTGATGGAATTAAATGACTGA
- a CDS encoding aspartoacylase codes for MNQINRVAIVGGTHGNEFTGAYLIQKFAQFPDLITRQSFETVTLLANPNAFAAGRRYLEKDLNRCFLQQDLQDPTLNSYEELQAKSIHDTLGSNRNKQADFILDLHSTTSNMGLTIILVNSHPLNLQLAAYLSQISPLVRIYRCSFKSITENQFVNSLCELGFAFEVGPIAQGILKATLFQQTEELVYAVLNYLERFNQGKIASTNETLILYDHLSVVDYPKQQDGKIFAMIHPELQDKDYQALNPGDPMFINFDNKTIVYKGASTVWPIFINEAAYYEKGIAMCLTQKQQINI; via the coding sequence GTGAACCAGATTAATCGAGTTGCAATTGTTGGTGGAACTCATGGCAATGAGTTTACTGGGGCCTATTTAATCCAAAAATTTGCTCAATTTCCCGACTTGATTACTAGACAAAGTTTTGAGACAGTTACTTTGCTAGCAAATCCTAACGCTTTTGCCGCAGGTAGGCGATATTTAGAGAAGGATTTAAATCGCTGTTTTCTTCAGCAAGATTTACAAGATCCAACTCTTAACAGTTATGAAGAATTGCAAGCTAAATCAATTCATGACACTCTAGGATCAAACAGAAATAAACAAGCAGATTTTATCTTAGACTTGCACAGCACTACTTCTAATATGGGTCTGACAATTATTTTGGTAAACAGTCATCCCTTAAACTTGCAATTGGCTGCTTATCTCAGTCAGATTAGCCCTTTGGTGAGGATTTATCGCTGTTCTTTTAAATCAATTACAGAAAATCAATTTGTAAATTCCCTGTGCGAATTAGGCTTTGCATTCGAGGTTGGTCCTATTGCCCAAGGTATCTTAAAAGCGACGTTGTTCCAACAAACAGAAGAACTTGTTTATGCGGTTCTCAACTATCTAGAACGGTTCAATCAAGGTAAAATTGCATCAACTAATGAAACATTGATTCTCTATGATCATTTATCAGTTGTGGACTATCCAAAACAACAGGATGGTAAAATCTTTGCGATGATTCATCCAGAGCTTCAGGACAAAGATTACCAAGCTTTGAACCCAGGAGACCCAATGTTTATAAATTTTGATAATAAAACAATTGTTTATAAGGGTGCATCTACTGTTTGGCCGATTTTTATTAATGAGGCAGCTTACTACGAAAAGGGAATTGCAATGTGTTTGACTCAAAAGCAGCAAATCAATATTTAG
- the rbsK gene encoding ribokinase, with protein sequence MSIIVFGSINIDLVARTSRLPVPGETLLGEEFLKVSGGKGANQAVALVKLGIPTQMLGRVGADDFGVELINNLQSSGVQIGNIFVDETVSSGVAIIAVNDAGENQIIVIPGANGRVNQEDVERLSQLLPEATALLLQLEIPITAVVAAAKAAKKNKIKVILDPAPAQSDFPDELYPLVDIITPNEVEAAQLVGFPVDGQEQAAKAAEVLLQRGVKCAIVKLGAKGVFCATAEEKFFVPAFAVHAVDTVAAGDAFNGGLTAALFTGLSLNQAVVWGAAAGALATTKSGAQTSLPDRLTFDAFLRENF encoded by the coding sequence ATGAGCATTATCGTCTTCGGCAGCATAAATATAGACTTGGTGGCAAGAACATCCCGCTTGCCAGTCCCAGGGGAAACGTTGCTAGGAGAAGAATTTTTGAAAGTTTCGGGAGGTAAAGGAGCAAATCAAGCCGTAGCATTAGTAAAACTGGGAATTCCTACGCAAATGCTGGGGCGTGTCGGTGCAGACGATTTTGGTGTGGAACTTATCAACAATTTGCAATCATCTGGTGTGCAGATTGGCAATATTTTCGTCGATGAAACTGTTAGTTCTGGAGTCGCCATTATCGCGGTAAATGATGCTGGGGAAAACCAAATTATTGTAATTCCTGGTGCAAATGGGCGTGTTAATCAAGAAGATGTAGAACGATTGTCCCAGTTATTACCAGAAGCGACAGCACTGCTTTTACAATTAGAAATTCCGATTACTGCTGTGGTTGCAGCCGCTAAAGCCGCGAAAAAAAATAAAATCAAGGTAATTCTCGATCCTGCACCAGCACAATCTGATTTTCCAGATGAACTTTACCCATTAGTGGACATTATTACACCGAATGAAGTTGAAGCCGCGCAGTTAGTGGGTTTTCCTGTGGATGGACAAGAACAAGCAGCAAAGGCAGCCGAAGTTTTATTACAACGGGGTGTTAAATGTGCGATCGTTAAACTTGGTGCTAAAGGTGTTTTTTGTGCCACTGCTGAGGAAAAGTTTTTTGTCCCCGCCTTTGCAGTTCATGCAGTTGATACAGTAGCGGCTGGTGATGCTTTTAATGGTGGCTTAACGGCAGCACTTTTTACAGGACTTTCTTTAAATCAAGCAGTTGTTTGGGGTGCAGCAGCAGGTGCTTTAGCGACGACAAAATCAGGCGCACAAACTTCATTACCCGATAGATTGACATTTGATGCGTTTCTTAGGGAAAACTTTTAG
- a CDS encoding Nramp family divalent metal transporter, with protein sequence MTPPENKPSLPEVHRSIGVPNSSFWHKMMAYTGPGYLVSVGYIDPGNWATDIAGGSKFGYTLLTVILLSNLMAVLLQSLCVRLGVATGRDLAQACRDYFSPKVSFFLWILCEIAIAACDLAELLGSAIALQLLFGIPLVWGVCITAVDVLVLLFLQNKGFRYTEALVIMLVATVGICFTAEILFSRPDMGGILLGYLPNKEILQNPEMLYIAIGILGATVMPHNLYLHSSIVQTRNWQLNTEKRWEAIKFGTIDSTFALSLALFINSAILIVSAATFHFSGNQNVAEIQDAYKLLSPLLGVSFASAIFGIALLASGQSSTLTATLAGQIVMEGFLQFRFPSWLRRLITRLLAIIPAIITIIIFGEHSTSRLIVLSQVILSLQLPFAVIPLVMFTSNRRLMGEFVNPLWLKSLAWLVAIVIVGLNVWLLLQMVLG encoded by the coding sequence ATGACTCCCCCAGAAAATAAACCTAGCTTACCAGAGGTTCACCGTAGTATTGGAGTTCCTAACAGCAGCTTTTGGCACAAGATGATGGCTTACACAGGGCCGGGGTATCTGGTTTCAGTCGGATACATTGATCCTGGAAATTGGGCAACAGACATCGCTGGGGGGTCAAAGTTTGGCTACACTCTGTTAACAGTGATTTTGCTGTCGAACCTGATGGCGGTATTACTCCAATCATTATGTGTACGTTTGGGAGTTGCTACGGGGCGAGATTTGGCACAGGCTTGTCGAGACTATTTCAGTCCAAAGGTAAGCTTTTTTTTGTGGATACTGTGTGAAATTGCGATCGCAGCTTGTGATTTAGCAGAACTACTAGGAAGTGCGATCGCACTGCAACTTTTATTCGGTATTCCCTTAGTATGGGGTGTTTGTATCACAGCAGTGGATGTTTTGGTATTGTTATTCTTGCAAAATAAAGGCTTTCGCTATACAGAAGCTTTGGTAATAATGCTGGTAGCAACGGTAGGTATCTGTTTTACAGCCGAAATTCTATTTTCTCGCCCTGATATGGGGGGAATTTTATTGGGATATCTACCTAATAAAGAGATTTTACAGAATCCAGAAATGCTCTATATTGCTATCGGGATTTTAGGGGCAACAGTGATGCCTCACAACTTATATTTACACTCCTCAATTGTGCAAACCCGTAATTGGCAGCTTAATACTGAGAAAAGATGGGAAGCAATTAAGTTTGGCACAATCGATTCTACTTTTGCTTTATCCTTAGCACTATTTATCAACTCAGCAATTTTAATTGTCTCTGCCGCAACATTTCATTTTTCTGGTAATCAGAATGTGGCAGAAATTCAAGATGCTTATAAATTACTTTCCCCATTGTTAGGAGTTAGTTTTGCTAGTGCTATTTTTGGCATAGCCTTACTTGCTTCTGGGCAAAGTTCAACGCTAACTGCAACCCTGGCGGGACAAATTGTGATGGAAGGCTTTTTGCAATTTCGCTTTCCATCTTGGTTACGCCGTTTAATAACTCGTTTGCTTGCCATCATTCCAGCGATAATTACAATCATTATTTTTGGCGAACATAGTACAAGCAGGCTGATAGTTCTCAGTCAAGTTATCCTCAGCTTACAGCTACCGTTTGCAGTGATTCCATTAGTGATGTTTACAAGTAATCGCCGCTTGATGGGTGAGTTTGTGAATCCCTTGTGGTTAAAATCCTTGGCTTGGTTAGTTGCTATTGTGATAGTTGGGTTAAATGTTTGGTTGCTATTACAAATGGTTTTGGGATGA